The genomic DNA CGGCGTCGTAGTTCCGCGCCGCGCCCTTGATGATGGCGATGCGTGTGTGGCCGAGCCCGACCAGGTGGCCGACGATCGCCTTCGATCCGCCCTGATTGTCGATCGTGAGCAGATCCGCCCCGTCGCCGCGCGGCGCCGAGCAGAGGAGGACGATCGGCAACAGCGCGGGCACGTCAAGCGGCGCATCCGCGCCGAGGTCCGGCGACATGGCTACCACGCCATCCACCCGGCCGCGCATCGCGCGCATCGCCGTCTCGATGCCCTGCCTGTCGGCGTGCGCCCGGCTGATGAGCAGGTGAAAACCGTGGCGCTGGGCGGTGTCGTCCATGCCGCGGATCACTTCGGAGAAGAACTCGCCGTAGAGGTCGGGGAGAAGGACGCCGAGCGTCTGGGTCTTCCGGGTGATGAGGCTGCGCGCGCCGCCGTGCGGAACGTACCGGAGGCGGCCCGCGACTTCGCGAATCCGCTGGCCGGTCTGCTCGCTCACGGGGCCGCTCCCGTTGAGCACACGGGACACGGTGGCTACCGACACTCCGGCTTCACGGGCGACGTCCTTGATCGTGACCATTCTCCTCGGGAGAGGGTTCACAGCCCCCGGATCTACCTGGTACGAGGGCGAATGTAATCGTTTACACCGGAGCCGCCAGAGGAATTTTCCGGGCTCCGCTTTGCCCCTTTCCGCGGTGGGCCGGAGGTGCAAAAAAAACCGGGACCCCCGCCTGAGGGCCCCGGCTCCTTCCACAAGCGACGTGGCCTCTCAGGACCGCCTGAGCCGCACGCTGCCGTTCACGGTGCTGATCGAGATCGTCTCGC from Gemmatimonadaceae bacterium includes the following:
- a CDS encoding LacI family DNA-binding transcriptional regulator, with the protein product MVTIKDVAREAGVSVATVSRVLNGSGPVSEQTGQRIREVAGRLRYVPHGGARSLITRKTQTLGVLLPDLYGEFFSEVIRGMDDTAQRHGFHLLISRAHADRQGIETAMRAMRGRVDGVVAMSPDLGADAPLDVPALLPIVLLCSAPRGDGADLLTIDNQGGSKAIVGHLVGLGHTRIAIIKGAARNYDAAERMRGYRLALRAAGITPDPSLAAEGGFTEAGGYAAALELLKVEPRPTAIFAANDSMAIGALSALRESGVRVPEDVAVAGFDDIPLARYMDPPLSTVRVPTYELGARAVELLLHGVEHKNDHARRRERVSTEIVIRRSSGAALTERPPPPALPA